The genomic window GCTGCAGTTCGCGCCGCGCATCGACGTCGTGGTCGCCAACGCCGGGGCCTGGGTGAAGGACGCCATTCCGCTGCACGAAATGACCCACGCGCAGTGGGATGAGACGCTCGCCGCCGACCTGACGAGCGTGTTCCTGACCTGCCGCGCATTCCTGCGGCATCTCGCCGCCACCCCGCGCGCGTCCGCCGCGCTCGTGCTCGTCGGCTCGACCGCAGCCATCTTCGGCGAAGCGGACCACGCCGACTACGCCGCCGCCAAGGCCGCCGTCACGTACGGGCTGATGCTGAGTTTGAAGAACGAGATTGTCCGCCTTGCGCCGCGCGGGCGCGTCAACGCGGTGTGCCCCGGCTGGACCCGGACCGCGTCCGCCGCCGATCAGCTCGCCGGCAGCGACGTGCTCCGTCGCGTCCAGGCCACCATCGCACTCAACAAGATCGCGACACCGCAGGACGTGGCGGCCGCGATCGTCTTCCTCGCCAGCGAACGGCTGGCCGGACACATTTCCGGCGTTGTCCTGCCCGTGGCCGGCGGAATGGAGGGGCGCCTGCTGCATCCGTAGTCGCATGGCCCGTGCGGCTGTTCGACGGCCTCCGCTATTGAATTGTGCGCGCCGGTGGTGCTCGGTATAGTAGTGGTGCTGAGGAACTGAGGAGACGGGGCCGTGCCGAAGCAGCTTGCGATCCTGATCGCGGACGACCACGCGCTCGTCCGCAAGACCCTGCGCCGCACACTGGAAACCGAGCCGGACCTGTTCGTGGTCGCCGACGTCGCCACGACCGACGAGGCCATCGCCGAGGCGCGCCGCCAAAAACCTGACATCGTCCTGCTCGACGTGGATATGCCGGGTGTGGTGTCATTCGACGCCGCCCGCACTATTCGCAGCGAAAACCCTGCGGTACGCGTCGTGTTTCTCAGCGCGTACTTCCAGGATCGCTACATCGCGCAGGCACTGGCCGTCGGCGCATCGGGCTACGTCACGAAGAACGAGCCGCCCGAAGTGCTCATCCAGGCGATCCGCGACGTGGCGGCGGGGTCCGCGTACTATTCGCCGGAGGTCCGGGCGCGCATCGTGCTCGATGCCAGCGGGCCGGGCCTGGGCCAGGCGGTGCGGGCCCGCGCGGGCGCGCTGACCGAGCGCGAACTGCAGGTGCTGCGATATGTCGCGCGCGGCATGTCCAAACGCGAAATCGCCGATGTGCTCCACCTGAGCGAGCGCACGGTGAACTGCCATTGCGCCAGCCTCATGACCAAGCTGAACATCCACGACCGCGTCGAGCTGGCGCGCTACGCGATTCGCGAAGGCCTGATCGAGGCTTGAAATCCCCTCAATCCGAAACTGCGCACGCGGGCACCGCGCGACCACTGGCGTTGCATTCCTGAATCTTCGCGCACCAAACATGCACCACTTCGACTTGCCTCGCGCCGTCTGACGCATATAGTCGTGATGACGTGTGTGTCGGGCCCATGCACCGCGTCTGGTCGAGCTCTTCACAGCGACGCCCCCGACGGGTGCGTCGTGCCCTGCCGCGCGGTCTCGGTCCGACAGGTTCAGCCAGGGTGTTCGGACAGAAAGGGCAGACCATGACTACAGCGACACAACGCATACCGGAAGGTTTCCACACGCTTACGCCGCACCTCGTGGTGCGTGACGCCGCGGAGGCAATCGCGTTCTACAAGCGGGCGTTCGGCGCGGAGGAATTCAGTCGCATGCCGGGGCCGGACGGCCGCAGCATCATGCACGCGGACCTGAAGATCGGCAGTTCGCACGTGTTCCTGTGCGACGAGTTCCCGGAGATGGGCGCGAAGTCGCCGCAGACGCTGGGCGGCACGCCGGTGACGATGCACATGTACGTCGAGGACGTGGACAGGGTCTTCCGTCAGGCGGTGGCGGCGGGCGCGCAGGTCGTGATGCCGCTGCGCGACCAGTTCTGGGGCGACCGCTACGGCGTACTGCACGATCCGTACGGCCATGCGTGGTCGATCGCCAGCCACGTCGAGGACCTCTCACCGGAAGAGATGCAGAAGCGTGCCGCGGCGGCGTTCGCCGGCGGCGGCTGCGGCGAGAAGCACGGATAGCACGGCGTTCGCGCCGGCGTGGCAGCCAGCGGTTGCTGCCCGAAGATGTCGGGTCGCTACCGCGCCCTATCGTAAGATACGCCGGGGCGCGTCCTGGTGAACCGGCCCCGGCGTCGTGTCTGTTCGTCCTGTCGGGCGATAGGTAGTCGGCGCGGCGCCAACGGCTCCGCGCCAACCGTCTCCCTGCCAAGGAGAGGAGTTACTTTACATCCCCATCCCGCCGCGGCCGGGCATCTTTTCCTCTTTGTCTTCCTTGATTTCGCTGATCGCCGCATCCGTCGTCAGCAGCAGGCCCGCGACGCTGGCCGCGTTCTCCAGGGCGATGCGCTCCACCTTCAGCGGCACGATCACGCCCATCTTCACCAGGTCGCCGTACTCTTCGGTCAACGCGTTGTAGCCGAAGTTGCCCTTGTTCTCGGTCACCTTCTGGCACACGATCGACCCATCCAAGCCGGCGTTCTCCGCGATCTGCTTGATCGGCGCCCGCAGCGCCCGGCGGATGATGTCCACGCCGGTCTTCTGATCGCCGCGGGCCTTCTTGGCGGCCGCGTCGAGCGCCTCGTCGCAGCGCAGCACGGCCACGCCGCCGCCGGGCAGAATACCCTCTTCGACCGCTGCCCGGCAGGCATGCAACGCGTCCTCGACGCGGGCCTTCTTTTCCTTCATCTCGACCTCGGTCGCGGCGCCGACGTTGATCTGCGCCACGCCGCCCGACAGCTTCGCGAGCCGCTCTTCCAGCTTCTCGCGGTCATAATCGCTGGTGGTCGCGTTAATCTCGTTCTTGATGGCCTCGATGCGGCCCTTCACCTTGGTAGGGTCGCCGGCACCCTCGATGATCGTGCAGGTTTCCTTGTCCACGACGACGCGCTTGGCGCGGCCAAGCTCATTAGTCGCGAGCTTCTCGAGGCTGATGCCGAGATCTTCGAATACGGCCGTGCCGCCGGTGAGCGTGGCAATGTCTTCCAGCATGGCCTTGCGGCGATCGCCGAAGCCGGGGGCCTTGACCGCGCAGCACTGCAGGATGCCGCGGAGCTTGTTGAGCACGAGCGTCGCCAGCGCTTCGCCTTCGACGTCCTCGGCGATGACGAGCAGCGGCTTGCCGGCCTTCGCGATCTGCTCCAGCAGCGGCAGCAGGTCCTTCACCGACGAGATCTTCTTCTCGTGGACCAGGATGTACGGGTTGTCGAGCGCGACTTCCATCGACTCCGGCTTGTTCACGAAGTGCGGCGAGATGTAGCCCTTGTCGAACTGCATGCCTTCGACCAGGTCCACGGTCGTCTCGATGCTCTTGCCCTCTTCGACCGTAATCACGCCATCTTTGCCGACCTTGTCCATGGCCTCGGCGATGCGGTCGCCGATCTCCTTGTCCTGGTTGGCGGCGCACATGCCGACCTGGGCGATCTGGTCCTTGCCCTTCACCGGCACGGCCTGCTTCTTCAGCGCGTCGATCACCGCCGACACGGCTAGATCAATCCCGCGCTTCAGCTCCATCGCGTTCGCGCCGGCGGCGAGGTTCTTCAGCCCCTCGTCATAGATCGCTTCGGCGTAGATGGTCGCGGTGGTGGTGCCGTCGCCGGCGTCCTTGGAGGTCTTGCTGGCGACCTCCTTGACCATCTGGGCGCCCATGTTCTCGTAGGCGTCCTCGAGCTCGATTTCCTTCGCGACGCTCACGCCGTCCTTCGTGACGGTCGGCGCGCCGAACGACTTCTCCAGCACAACGTTGCGGCCGCGCGGGCCGAGCGTCACCTTGACCGCCTTCGCCAACTGCCGCACGCCCCGGCGAATCGCCTCGCGGGCTTCCATGTCATACGCAATCTTCTTCGCAGCCATCGACCTCTCCCAATCATTGGACCTGGAGCCAACCCCATCGCGCCGGGGCTCACCGGGCCAGCGATGTCATAAAATATTGTCCCAAAACACGTTAAAGCCTTGCACCACAGCCCGCTCGCGACGCCGCTGTCAAACTGGCAGTCGGCGAAGCGGCGGCCGAGGCATCTAGTCCAGGACGGCGAGGATATCGCTCTCGTCCATGATGATCATTTCTTCGCCGTCGACTTTGACCTCGGTGCCGGCGTAGCTGCTGAACAGCACCTGGTCGCCCTTCTTGACTTGCAAGGCCTGGCGTTTGCCGGTGTCCAGCAGGCGGCCGTCGCCGACGCTGAGCACGGTGCCGCGCTTGGGCTTTTCCTTGGCGGAGTCCGGCAGGACGATGCCGCCGGCCGTTTTCTCTTCCGCGTCCAACCGCTTGACCAGGACTTTTTCCCCGAGGGGCCGGATTGAGACCTTGCTCATACGCTCTCCTTGAGTCTACTAACCGTGTCGCGCCGCTTCACGTGCGGGAGCGGGATTGCCTGTTGGGCTGCCGTGCGCGGCCAAACGGTGCGCGCACCCCGCAGCCGATGGGATCAGCAAACACCGTGCCACGGGCGCGACGGGCTGCCCCCCGGCAAGATTGAACTGTAACTTGCCTTGGGAACGAGTGTTACATGGCACTTCCCGGCACCGGGCGATGGCGCACGGCGTTCGTGTAATGGTCGGCGACGGCCCGCTCGTGTCAGGCGGATGTCAAACTGGCAGGTTGTGAGGGCAGCGACGAAGGGGCGCCCGGGGCCCCGGCTGCGGATCAGTGCCCGCCGAGATCCTGGTTGAAGGCAAACATGACGATCATGTTCTCGCGCTGCTCGTGCTGGGCGACAATGGCCATGAAGCGCTGCACGCGGGCACAGGCGTCGCCGACCAGGACGTGGTCTTCCGGGCGGGTGGCGGCAAGGTCGTTGCGGATGGCCTCGCCCATGCGCAGGAGCTGGCCGTGCTCGGACTGGATCGACTCGACCTGGCGCGCGAGGGTCGGCCGCTCCTTGAGGATGACGCCCAGGTAGCCGTCCTTTTCCTTCATCGCGATGCAGCGCTCGATGTGCGCCTGGAGGCGATCGAACGCGGCGCGCAAGCCGTCCAGCCATTGGGCGCTGTGCATGCTAGGCATGGCGGCGATATGTTCCTTCAGCACCTGACTGAGCTGCAGCAGGGCCTTGTGCTCCTCCTGCAGCCGCAGCCCGAGTTGATCATCCAGGTTCGAACTCATCGCGAATCTCCTTCGCCGCCCGCCACCTCTCAACCTTAGCCGGCATCGCCACGACCAGCGGAGGCCGGCGCCACACTATACGGCACGAGCGGCCAATTTTCACCCTCCCAACGCGCCGCGCTCTGCGCGCCCGACACGCATGCCAAAGGGGCACCGACCTCTGGTCAGTCGCGACAACCCGGGAACCTGTCCCCCACAGTTCCGAGAGTCGCCCTATACGTCGAAGTACAGGCAAAACTCGTACGGGTGCGGCCGGACGCGCAGGGCCGCGATCTCATCGCGACGCTTCTGCGCGATCCATGTGCCCAGCCAATCCGCCGTCAGCACGTCGCCCGCCTGCAAGTACGCGTGGTCGGACTCCAGCGCGGCAAGCGCGGCATCGAGGGTGACCGGCGGCAAACACGCCGGCAGCGAGCCAGGCTCGGTCCGCTGCACGATCCCGTCCAGCGCCGCCAGCAGCAGCGCGCTGCACGCCACGTACGGATTGCAGCTCAAATCGGCGGCCGTGAACCCGATCCAGCCGGCGGCGTCAGCGTCCGCCGGCGCAAACAAAGCGGCGTCACCGCCCGTACCGCCAAGCTCCGCGGCGAGTCGCCGATAGCTGTTTGTTGTCGGACAAGTCAATGCCAGCAGACTTGCGGCGTGCCGCCGCCAGCCCCCGAGCGCCCAACGCCCCTGGTCCGACTGCCCCGCCGTGCCCAGCAGCGGCTGCCCGTCTTTCAACAGCGATAGCCCGATCGGCAAACCGCTGCCGCGCTCGCCGAACAGCGGCTGCGGCATGAACGTGGCGACCTTGCCGTGCCGGGCGGCGACGTTGCGGACGACGTACTTGCAGATCATAAGCCGGTCGGCCAGCCGCAGCAGCGGCGCGGGCTGCAGGCTGATCGTCGCCTGTCCGCCGGTCGCCGGGCCGTGGCGGTGGGCCCGCACCGGCACGCTGCAAGCGCCAAGTGCCGCGACCATCTCGCTGCGCAGGTTCTGCAGGCTGTCGGCGGGCATGAGGGCGCCGTGGCCCTCGCCGATACGCAGTTGCGTGCCGAGATTGTCCGCCTCGTCGCGGCCGCGACGCCAGGCACCCTCGCGCGAGTCCACCTTGTAGCGGGCCGTGTGCAGGCCCTGCTCGTACACCGCCTGGTCGAACACGAAGAACTGCACGTCCGCGGCGCAGTGCGCCGCGTCCGCAATCTTTGACGTCGTGAGGTACCGCTCGGCACGCCGGGCGACCGCCCGCGGATCGCGCGGATCATCCCGCCCAGTGCGCGCATCCCGGCTGTCGCAGAGCAGCGCGAGCGTCGGGTGCTGGCAGAAGGGGTCGAGAAACGCGCTCTCGGCATCGGGCACGAGCCGCCGGTCGCCGCCGCACGCGAACCCCCCGGCGACGCGCGGCGCGGTGAACTCCGCCACCGGGATCGTCACATGCGCACACGCCGCCGGCAGCTCCATGTAACGCAGGTCGACGAACTCGACCTCGTGCTCGCGCGCCAGCTCGACCAGTTCCTCCGGCGTCATCACGGGCTCCTTCTCAGCAGGACCAGCGTGTCATTGTCGGGGGAAACCGGAAAGGCGCCAAACGGCGCCCGATTCGCGCGCAGTCTTCACCGATCCGCAGCACGGCAGCACAGAACCCCCCGCGCCAGCGACGCGTACCGTGGCCGCGGCGAGCCCGCCAGTGCTGTTGCAGCCGGCGCTGCCGGGCGTTGCAGCGTCGTCGCCTCCGTCAGTCTCCGCTGCTCAGCAGCGTGACGAACGGATTGATATCACCGAAACCCAGCGTGAGGTCACCGTTGCAGTCGCCCGCCAGGGGGTCGCAGTCCGGGTATACCGCGTCGTAAGCCCCCGGGTTGGACAAGGCCAGCACGAACGGGTTGATGTCGCCGAAATTCACGGCCTCGTCGCAGTTCAGATCGCCGATCCGGCGCTGGAAGCGGTTGTAGTACGGCGTCGTGCCATAGAAGTAGATCAGCCCGTAGCTCAGTTCGCTGTTATTCGCCGTGTCCCGGGGCGTCCAACTGAGCGCGGTCCATGTGCCGGTCGACACATCGTTGTTGTTCACGCGAATGGCATCATGCCACAGACCAGGGGCGTAGTTCCGACGGTAGCGAATGAGCACGTCGTCCGGCTCGCCGGTCTCGTGCGTGAAAACAATCGCCGTCCCCGCGCCGCCGCGCGCCGTCACGTCGGCCATCTGGTATGGGCCTTCCCCCGCGAGGGGCTCGCCGATGTAGTTGTAGTAATCCCACGTCTCCCCGCCATCGTGCGTGATGAAGTAGCGAATGCCTTGGCCGTTGGTCATGTAAAGCTCATGGGCACAAATGATGTGGTCGTCATAGGCGGAGATGGCGCTCCGGTCGTGGCTGCCGTCGAACGGCGCGGAGGTCGCCTCGCTCCAGCCGGTCGTGGACCGTCGCAGCACGTGCACGCGGCTGTCGGTGCCGATGTAGGACAGGAAGACGTAGTAGGTGGCGAAACCGGGATTCCAGCACAGATCGAGTCCACTGTCCGCCGCGACCCCGGCCGGCGACGTTTCCGTGAACGAAGTCCCGTCGGTCGATTCATCCCACGCAAAGCGCACGCTGTTGTCGCTCTGGCACACGGCATAGTAAATGCGATTGTCGGCGGAATCCGTGTTCGCCGCGAGCTTCGCCTCGGTGATCGTGCTCGGCGTGGCGTCGAAGACGGTGGTGTAGGCGTAGGCGATGTCCACTGCACCCGTGCTCACCAGGCACCGGCGCAGGCGGGCTTCATCGGCGGAGTTGCTGGCGACGTAGCCCACGTACACATAGTCGGAGACCACGACCATGTCGACGCTCACCGCCTGCTGGCCCGCGCCGGCGGACCAGAAATACGTCTCGGCCCATGAGTTGCCGTCGGTGGTCGACTGGTACAGTGCCCAGCCGTTGTTCGCGTCCCATCGCACGACGGCGAAGAGCTTCCCGGTGGCGGCGTCGTAGTCGAGCACAGGGGTATAGCCGCCGGTGCGCGTGCCGATCCGCACGTCAGTGAAGCGGGGCGACGCACCCGCCGGCTGCGGCGTGATCCAGTTTACGCCCAGCGCGACCGACGCGCCGTCGGATTCCAGCCACGCGAGCTTCTCAATCGCCGAGTCATAGTCGCCAGCGTCCCATGCCGCTTCGATCTCGCGCGCGGGCGCGCTCAACAGGTCGCGCGTTGCGGACGGCAGCTCCACCTGAATCTGCGCGTTACGCCGCGTGTCGTCGTCCCAGGCGCGAAGCCGCTCCGCCAGGGAAACGTCGGCCGGCGTCACGTAGCTGACCTGGTCGGGTTGGCTGGCGGCGGCACGCGGCGCGGCCGTATCGACCGCCGCCACCGGCTGCCACATGTCGTTCAGTCCCGGATCCAACAACGTTGCAGTCGGCTTGGGCAGCGACGGGGGCTCGCCCGCAGGGTCGTCCGAGTACTCGTCGGCCAGCGCCTGGTTCACGCCCACCCCGGCGCACAGCATGAGCGCAACGGTCAGGAGACAATCAAAGAGACGTCGATGGCTCGCCATTGAGAAGCTCCTTTGCCCATCCGATCAGGTCGCCGAGCCGCCCCGCCGACCGATTCACCCTTCCGCAGGCATGTGCCGCTGCGGCTCGCTTCCATTGTAATCAACGGCGAGCAGTGTGGTTCCACAAATCTGGGACTGCGCACGGGAAGTGGCCGGCGTACTTGAAGCCGGCATGAAGCCCCGGTGCATGCGCGGAATCGGCGGCCGCAGACCGCGCCAAGCTGCCGCACTGCGGGTCACGGTGGATAATGTGGTCCGATAATGGTCTTTGAGCCCTCTTCTCTACCGGCGAAGTTGGATGCCAGCAGCCTCAGCGCATGCCTGCTCGGGGCCACATCCGCAGATTGCGCTCAAGAAGACTCCTGACCGCCTTTTCGCAAGCGCAGCCAAGCGGGGCGCAGGCAGTCGCGGAGCCATTCGGTCATGCGCAGGCCCCCGCCGCGCGTTTGGCTGCGATAGATGTGCCGCGCGACGTCCTCCGGCAACACCCGCGGACGCCGCCGGGACGCCAGCCACGCCCCCACCAGCCACAGCCGGCTGAGCAGGGCCGCCCGCCGGCGACGCAGTCGCGTCAGCGCTGCACGGCCTGCCGGACGCTGCTGAGCACCTGCTCGGGGGAACGGGATGGAATCGCGGGCTGGCTCCATAACTGCTGTCGCTCAAGAATCGTCTTCGACTCGGCTTGGTAGTTTGATACGTGGCTGACCCCGCCCTCGGCCAAGTCGCCGCCGGCGTACTCCGCCGCCAGCAGCCACTGGGCCATGTCGTCGTCGTACTCGGCCGGGTAAATCAGCGCGGTCACGTAGCGGTAGCGCGCGACCTGGGGGCCCCGGTCGGCCAGGTGGACAAATGCCCGGCACGGCGCACCCTGCTCCCGCGCGAGGTGGGTCAGCGTCGCGAAGTCCTGCCGCGCCGCGGCCAAGTCATCGCGGTTGAAGAACATGCCGCTTTCGAGCTGGAACCGTTCCGGCGAAACGCCTTTCAGCTCCATCTGTCCGTCCGGCGTTGCCCGGACGATACGGTACGCCTTGCCGTGGTGGTACACCTCGTGTTCAAGCAGCAGCGCGACCTCTTCGGCCGTGTACCCGACCGCGGTCCATTCGCCGAAGTCAAAGAGGTACAGGCCGCGGTAGCGTTGCGATTGGTTCAGTTCCGGCAGCTTCATCGCAGACTCCGAGACAGCCCCCCATTATACCGCGCCTTCGGGGATGCCATAGAAAGGGAGCGGGCGAGTCGAGCATGGGCGTTTGGCGGGACTCGACTCGCCCTTCATCAGGGGAACGGAGGTTTATAAGCAGGATTCGCGACGGTTTCGCCGCTCGCACGGTCCGCACCGCCGGACAGGCGAGACACGCCATCCCGTGGCACGCCGCGAACCCCAAGCCATCATGGCAACATCGGTGGACGAACGACTGTTCAAGCCGTGGCGCGACCCAAGCTCAGCGTCCGCCACCGATGGGGTTTCAGGTTCGGTTCTCCTCCTCGGGCTGGCCGGTCCCGACCGGTGGCTCGCACGCGGGTGCCACCTCGCTCGGCACGGGGCCATCGACCAGTCCCCAAGCTAAGACCTCGTTACGCACCAGTTCCGCGAGGAACGGCCGGCTGACGACCCGATAGCCCAGCGCGAAGACCTGCGCTTCAATCTGCCCGGCCATGAAACGCGAAACCGAGTGCCGCAGCCCGTATCGTTTCTGCAGCGAAGCCACCAGCGCGGACTTCCGCCACGGAGCGCCCAGCGCGCCGGCCGGGTGCTCGTCCACGACGCGGATCCGCCGCCGCCGGGACGTCCGGAGCCGACGCTGCGCCGCCAGGTCGTCGGCGACGTCGGGCAGCCCGGTCTGCTGCAGCACGGAGCGCACGCACCGGTAAATGTAGTTCGTGGTCGGCGGGTTCGGCTCCTGCCATTCTTGCAGGTGCATCGCCACTGCCTTGGCCAGGGGCGCGGCTAGGCGCGCATCGTAGGCCCGCCCGCGCATCACCGCGGCCAGGCAGTTGGTGAGCTTCGTCAGGCTGAACCGTTCCAGCGTGCCGTCCTGCTTCGTGACCACGATTTGCCGGGTGCTCTTCACGGAGTGGGCTTGCCCTCGAACAGGTCCTGCTGGCCCGGGATGTCGTGCGCCGAGCGCTCGATCAGATCCTGGGCCTCCTCGATGAAATCACCGACGTCCTCGAACTGTCGATACACACTCGCGAACCGCACGTACGCCACTTTGTCCACTCGCCGCAGCACATCCGCGATCTTTTCCCCGATCGTCTGGCTCGAGACTTCCTTCTCGAACTTGGCGACCAGGTACTCCTCAACTTCGTCAACGACC from Phycisphaerae bacterium includes these protein-coding regions:
- a CDS encoding SDR family oxidoreductase produces the protein MDTGLQDQCVLITGASGGIGLPTAEAFAAEGARLVLHGHRHMEPLHALRSRLSVPSVVLSADLRDETQVERLFADALQFAPRIDVVVANAGAWVKDAIPLHEMTHAQWDETLAADLTSVFLTCRAFLRHLAATPRASAALVLVGSTAAIFGEADHADYAAAKAAVTYGLMLSLKNEIVRLAPRGRVNAVCPGWTRTASAADQLAGSDVLRRVQATIALNKIATPQDVAAAIVFLASERLAGHISGVVLPVAGGMEGRLLHP
- the groES gene encoding co-chaperone GroES — encoded protein: MSKVSIRPLGEKVLVKRLDAEEKTAGGIVLPDSAKEKPKRGTVLSVGDGRLLDTGKRQALQVKKGDQVLFSSYAGTEVKVDGEEMIIMDESDILAVLD
- the groL gene encoding chaperonin GroEL (60 kDa chaperone family; promotes refolding of misfolded polypeptides especially under stressful conditions; forms two stacked rings of heptamers to form a barrel-shaped 14mer; ends can be capped by GroES; misfolded proteins enter the barrel where they are refolded when GroES binds), translated to MAAKKIAYDMEAREAIRRGVRQLAKAVKVTLGPRGRNVVLEKSFGAPTVTKDGVSVAKEIELEDAYENMGAQMVKEVASKTSKDAGDGTTTATIYAEAIYDEGLKNLAAGANAMELKRGIDLAVSAVIDALKKQAVPVKGKDQIAQVGMCAANQDKEIGDRIAEAMDKVGKDGVITVEEGKSIETTVDLVEGMQFDKGYISPHFVNKPESMEVALDNPYILVHEKKISSVKDLLPLLEQIAKAGKPLLVIAEDVEGEALATLVLNKLRGILQCCAVKAPGFGDRRKAMLEDIATLTGGTAVFEDLGISLEKLATNELGRAKRVVVDKETCTIIEGAGDPTKVKGRIEAIKNEINATTSDYDREKLEERLAKLSGGVAQINVGAATEVEMKEKKARVEDALHACRAAVEEGILPGGGVAVLRCDEALDAAAKKARGDQKTGVDIIRRALRAPIKQIAENAGLDGSIVCQKVTENKGNFGYNALTEEYGDLVKMGVIVPLKVERIALENAASVAGLLLTTDAAISEIKEDKEEKMPGRGGMGM
- a CDS encoding response regulator transcription factor codes for the protein MPKQLAILIADDHALVRKTLRRTLETEPDLFVVADVATTDEAIAEARRQKPDIVLLDVDMPGVVSFDAARTIRSENPAVRVVFLSAYFQDRYIAQALAVGASGYVTKNEPPEVLIQAIRDVAAGSAYYSPEVRARIVLDASGPGLGQAVRARAGALTERELQVLRYVARGMSKREIADVLHLSERTVNCHCASLMTKLNIHDRVELARYAIREGLIEA
- a CDS encoding VOC family protein, whose protein sequence is MTTATQRIPEGFHTLTPHLVVRDAAEAIAFYKRAFGAEEFSRMPGPDGRSIMHADLKIGSSHVFLCDEFPEMGAKSPQTLGGTPVTMHMYVEDVDRVFRQAVAAGAQVVMPLRDQFWGDRYGVLHDPYGHAWSIASHVEDLSPEEMQKRAAAAFAGGGCGEKHG
- a CDS encoding hemerythrin domain-containing protein; amino-acid sequence: MSSNLDDQLGLRLQEEHKALLQLSQVLKEHIAAMPSMHSAQWLDGLRAAFDRLQAHIERCIAMKEKDGYLGVILKERPTLARQVESIQSEHGQLLRMGEAIRNDLAATRPEDHVLVGDACARVQRFMAIVAQHEQRENMIVMFAFNQDLGGH